A genomic segment from Glycine max cultivar Williams 82 chromosome 1, Glycine_max_v4.0, whole genome shotgun sequence encodes:
- the LOC100793483 gene encoding Haloacid dehalogenase-like hydrolase domain-containing protein Sgpp-like, which yields MTVSSENGVSSGQSSLTGLAPLEAVLFDIDGTLCDSDPLHYYAFREMLLEIGFNGGVPISEEFFIDTVAGKHNDDIALVLFPGDLERGLKFVDDKEAMFRRLAAEQLKPLNGLDKVRKWIENHGLKRAAVTNAPRANAELMISILGLSDFFDAVIIGGECEHAKPHPDPYLKGLEALKASKDHTFVFEDSVSGIKAGVAAGMPVIGLATRNPENLLMEAKPAFLIKDYEDPKLWAALEELDKATSARSV from the exons ATGACAGTTTCTTCTGAGAATGGCGTCTCAAG CGGCCAGAGTTCTCTCACCGGTCTTGCTCCACTTGAAGCTGTGCTCTTTGATATAGATGGAACACTTTGTGATTCTGATCCGCTCCACTATTATGCCTTCCGTGAAATGCTTCTAGAG ATTGGTTTTAATGGAGGTGTTCCTATATCAGAGGAATTCTTTATTGACACTGTTGCTGGCAAACACAATGATGATATAGCCTTGGTTCTCTTTCCTGGTGATCTGGAACGAGGTTTAAAGTTTGTGGATGATAAGGAAGCCATGTTCCGGAG ATTGGCCGCAGAGCAACTGAAGCCTTTGAATGGTCTTGATAAAGTGAGGAAATGGATTGAAAATCATGGGCTGAAGAGAGCTGCAGTTACCAATGCTCCAAGAGCAAATGCAGAACTCATGATCTCAATACTTGGTCTCTCAGATTTCTTCGACGCTGTTATTATTGGTGGTGAATGTGAACATGCCAAGCCTCATCCAGACCCCTACCTGAAAGGTCTCGAAGCTCTGAAGGCATCAAAGGACCACACATTTGTATTTGAG GATTCTGTTTCAGGGATCAAAGCTGGAGTTGCAGCTGGGATGCCTGTTATTGGTTTAGCTACTCGAAACCCAGAAAATTTATTGATGGAAGCAAAACCTGCCTTTCTGATTAAGGATTATGAGGATCCAAAATTGTGGGCAGCTTTGGAAGAACTTGACAAGGCTACCAGTGCTCGTTCAGTTTGA
- the LOC100500298 gene encoding BON association protein 2-like protein yields the protein MSRTVEMTILSAENLQMNRKSIRGSTFVTVQSDTSSDTSAATKVDSEGGSYPSWNEKVVMDVPLHARFITVEVKCKTSSSGSNSVGVAQIPVSDFIGGYMPENQLHFLSYRLWDGKVRRNGVINISVRVKVAEHSSCNLNSMSLSAVTGVPVAGNGPTGVVTGIPAVWLNYQRNL from the coding sequence ATGTCAAGAACTGTAGAGATGACAATTTTGTCCGCAGAAAACCTCCAAATGAATAGAAAATCCATTAGAGGAAGCACATTTGTGACGGTTCAATCCGACACTAGCAGCGACACAAGTGCTGCTACCAAAGTGGATTCAGAGGGTGGAAGTTACCCTTCGTGGAATGAGAAGGTTGTGATGGACGTGCCATTGCATGCAAGGTTCATAACCGTTGAAGTGAAGTGCAAAACGTCATCATCAGGGTCTAACAGTGTTGGCGTGGCACAAATTCCGGTTTCTGATTTCATTGGAGGGTATATGCCCGAAAACCAATTGCATTTCTTGAGCTATAGGTTGTGGGACGGCAAAGTTAGGAGAAATGGGGTTATAAACATTTCGGTGAGGGTGAAAGTGGCTGAACATTCTTCTTGTAATTTGAATTCTATGTCATTGTCAGCGGTAACTGGGGTGCCGGTGGCCGGTAATGGCCCCACTGGAGTTGTCACAGGGATTCCAGCTGTTTGGTTAAACTAccaaagaaatctttga
- the LOC100794009 gene encoding expansin-like B1, with product MALYLFCLLLAITFIFMQTLADTSCTDCFIHSRAAYYPNSEEHGTDIGACGFGSFGATVNGGDVSAASSLYRNGVGCGACYQVRCTNSVYCSENGVTAVITDQGSSDNTDFILSKHAFSRMAQTTDAAASLLALGVVDIEYRRVACSYPDKNITIKIDESSNNPYYLAFVIWYQQGRRDITAVQLCETQNFVCQLLDRSHGAVWTTTSPPSGPLSLRMLFSDEEEGEETWVVPVNNIPGDWKAGETYDSGVQVNQ from the exons ATGGCGCTTTATCTTTTCTGTCTTCTTCTTGCTATCACCTTCATTTTCATGCAAACTCTGGCAGATACTTCATGCACTGATTGTTTCATTCATTCTCGGGCTGCTTATTATCCAAATTCTGAAGAACACGGAACAGATA TTGGTGCATGTGGGTTTGGTTCCTTTGGTGCTACAGTCAATGGTGGAGATGTATCAGCTGCATCTTCTCTTTATCGAAATGGTGTTGGTTGTGGTGCCTGTTACCAG GTGAGGTGTACCAACAGTGTATATTGCTCAGAAAATGGTGTGACTGCAGTTATAACCGACCAAGGTTCAAGTGATAACACTGATTTCATTCTTAGCAAACATGCCTTTAGCCGGATGGCTCAAACCACTGATGCAGCTGCTTCTCTATTAGCCCTTGGCGTGGTTGATATTGAATATAGACG TGTTGCATGCAGCTACCCAGATAAAAACATAACAATCAAGATAGATGAGAGCAGCAACAACCCATATTACTTGGCTTTTGTCATTTGGTATCAACAAGGAAGGAGAGACATAACTGCTGTGCAGCTCTGTGAG ACTCAAAACTTTGTGTGCCAGTTACTGGATAGGAGCCATGGGGCAGTGTGGACTACTACCTCTCCACCGAGTGGACCCTTGTCTTTAAGGATGTTATTTAGTGATGAAGAAGAGGGAGAAGAAACATGGGTTGTTCCTGTTAATAACATACCCGGAGACTGGAAGGCTGGTGAAACATACGATTCAGGGGTACAAGTGAACCAATAG
- the LOC100793483 gene encoding haloacid dehalogenase-like hydrolase domain-containing protein Sgpp-like isoform X1, with amino-acid sequence MLLEIGFNGGVPISEEFFIDTVAGKHNDDIALVLFPGDLERGLKFVDDKEAMFRRLAAEQLKPLNGLDKVRKWIENHGLKRAAVTNAPRANAELMISILGLSDFFDAVIIGGECEHAKPHPDPYLKGLEALKASKDHTFVFEDSVSGIKAGVAAGMPVIGLATRNPENLLMEAKPAFLIKDYEDPKLWAALEELDKATSARSV; translated from the exons ATGCTTCTAGAG ATTGGTTTTAATGGAGGTGTTCCTATATCAGAGGAATTCTTTATTGACACTGTTGCTGGCAAACACAATGATGATATAGCCTTGGTTCTCTTTCCTGGTGATCTGGAACGAGGTTTAAAGTTTGTGGATGATAAGGAAGCCATGTTCCGGAG ATTGGCCGCAGAGCAACTGAAGCCTTTGAATGGTCTTGATAAAGTGAGGAAATGGATTGAAAATCATGGGCTGAAGAGAGCTGCAGTTACCAATGCTCCAAGAGCAAATGCAGAACTCATGATCTCAATACTTGGTCTCTCAGATTTCTTCGACGCTGTTATTATTGGTGGTGAATGTGAACATGCCAAGCCTCATCCAGACCCCTACCTGAAAGGTCTCGAAGCTCTGAAGGCATCAAAGGACCACACATTTGTATTTGAG GATTCTGTTTCAGGGATCAAAGCTGGAGTTGCAGCTGGGATGCCTGTTATTGGTTTAGCTACTCGAAACCCAGAAAATTTATTGATGGAAGCAAAACCTGCCTTTCTGATTAAGGATTATGAGGATCCAAAATTGTGGGCAGCTTTGGAAGAACTTGACAAGGCTACCAGTGCTCGTTCAGTTTGA